From the genome of Phocoena phocoena chromosome 18, mPhoPho1.1, whole genome shotgun sequence, one region includes:
- the LOC136137746 gene encoding complement C1q and tumor necrosis factor-related protein 9 — translation MRIWWLLFVSGVCAGMVSSQDTCRQGHPGVPGNPGHNGLPGRDGRDGAKGDKGDAGEPGHPGGPGKDGTTGEKGEPGADGNVEAKGVKGDQGSRGPPGKHGPKGLVGPMGEKGLRGETGARGQKGEKGDVGPVGPEGPKGSTGPSGPTGLPGPVGPTGKPGPRGDAGPLGPQGEPGARGMRGWKGDRGEKGKIGETPVLPKSAFTVGLTVLSKFPPSDVPIKFDRILYNEFGHYSVATGKFTCHVAGVYYFTYHITVFSRNVQVSLVKNGVKVLHTKDGYMSSEDQASGGIVLQLKLGDEVWLQVTGGERFNGLFADEDDDTTFTGFLLFSSA, via the exons ATGAGGATCTGGTGGCTCCTGTTCGTCTCCGGGGTCTGCGCAGGGATGGTGAGCTCACAGGACACCTGCAGGCAGGGCCACCCTGGCGTCCCCGGGAACCCGGGTCACAATGGATTGCCCGGGAGAGATGGACGTGATGGAGCAAAGGGCGACAAGGGGGACGCAG GAGAACCAGGACATCCTGGTGGCCCAGGGAAGGACGGGACGACCGGAGAGAAAGGAGAGCCAG GAGCCGATGGAAACGTTGAAGCAAAGGGCGTCAAAGGTGATCAGGGCTCAAGAGGCCCCCCAGGGAAACACGGGCCAAAGGGACTTGTGGGCCCCATGGGAGAGAAAGGCCTCAGAGGAGAGACCGGCGCCCGAGGGCAGAAGGGGGAGAAGGGCGACGTGGGTCCCGTTGGCCCAGAAGGGCCAAAGGGCAGCACTGGACCTTCCGGCCCAACCGGTTTACCTGGCCCCGTGGGCCCCACCGGAAAGCCGGGTCCCAGGGGAGATGCCGGCCCCCTGGGGCCCCAGGGTGAGCCCGGAGCCCGGGGAATGAGAGGCTGGAAAGGGGATcgaggagaaaaagggaaaattggGGAGACGCCAGTCTTGCCCAAAAGCGCCTTCACCGTGGGGCTCACGGTGCTGAGCAAGTTCCCTCCGTCAGACGTGCCCATCAAGTTCGACAGGATCCTGTACAACGAGTTTGGCCACTACAGCGTGGCCACGGGGAAATTCACCTGCCACGTCGCCGGCGTCTATTACTTCACCTACCACATCACCGTTTTCTCCAGGAACGTCCAGGTGTCTCTGGTCAAAAACGGGGTAAAAGTCCTGCACACCAAGGACGGTTACATGAGCTCCGAGGACCAGGCGTCCGGTGGCATCGTCCTGCAGCTGAAGCTCGGGGACGAGGTGTGGTTGCAGGTGACGGGAGGGGAGAGGTTCAACGGCCTGTTTGCGGATGAGGACGACGACACCACGTTCACGGGCTTCCTTCTGTTCAGCAGTGCGTGA